The following proteins are co-located in the Myroides profundi genome:
- a CDS encoding alkaline phosphatase, which produces MKRLFLSIAFISSVLMANAQSKNYKIHSHNDYHQSTPFWTAYSNGAESIEIDLVIEQGKLYVAHEVSSVQVNRTIESLYLESLEKAIQLGIGKAKGLSFLIDLKSNANQSMELLLPVLKKYERLIKEQEITFVISGNKPDTKVFEQYPYYVKLDHQSLTPLKNAMLWERVAMVSLNFKDYSVWNGKGRMVEEERQKLQEVIDLVHKQGKQVRFWGTPDGKTAFKAFYDMGIDVINTDNPYLAQTYLKNLDRAVYHNTTVSEVYKPTFANDDKDVPIKNVILLIGDGNGLTQISSAALANGGDLSLLQLKSVGFIKTQAGDDFTTDSAAAGTALATGQKTYNRSIGMGMDRMPLKNMTEYLAPFNYKTGVITTDELTGATPSAFYAHQKDRDDSSLIAQDLLKSQLSLFVGGGRKSFKNVNLKQEFTLLEQVEQLSTSKDARVGYFLGEGGLKGVIEGRIDVLAQSTKHSLDFLSKGDQPFFLMVEGAKIDSYGHFNNTGGIVTEGIDFDKAITEALKFADKDGQTLVIITADHETGGFAIPQGDVKQGIIEGDFISHDHTGTMVPIFAYGPKSGEFRGAYENNEVYHKIIKLLNLDN; this is translated from the coding sequence ATGAAACGACTTTTTTTATCTATAGCCTTTATTTCAAGTGTCTTAATGGCTAATGCTCAATCAAAAAATTATAAGATACACTCTCATAATGATTATCATCAATCTACTCCTTTCTGGACGGCTTATTCTAATGGAGCAGAGTCCATAGAGATTGATTTAGTCATAGAACAAGGCAAGTTATATGTAGCACACGAAGTAAGTTCTGTACAAGTGAATAGAACGATAGAAAGCTTGTATTTGGAATCATTAGAAAAAGCTATTCAATTAGGTATTGGTAAGGCAAAGGGACTTAGTTTTTTAATTGATTTAAAATCAAATGCAAATCAGTCTATGGAGCTATTATTACCAGTACTGAAGAAGTATGAAAGATTAATTAAAGAACAAGAAATTACTTTTGTTATTTCTGGGAATAAGCCAGATACAAAAGTTTTTGAACAATATCCTTACTATGTAAAATTAGATCACCAGAGTTTAACTCCTTTAAAAAATGCAATGCTATGGGAACGAGTAGCCATGGTAAGTCTTAATTTTAAAGATTACTCTGTTTGGAATGGTAAGGGGCGCATGGTAGAAGAAGAAAGACAAAAACTTCAAGAAGTAATAGACTTAGTTCACAAGCAAGGTAAACAAGTTCGCTTTTGGGGAACTCCAGATGGAAAAACTGCATTTAAGGCGTTTTATGATATGGGCATTGATGTTATCAATACTGATAATCCTTACTTAGCACAGACATACTTAAAAAACTTAGATCGTGCTGTATATCATAATACAACAGTATCTGAGGTCTATAAGCCAACATTTGCAAATGATGATAAGGATGTACCTATTAAGAATGTTATTCTCTTAATAGGGGATGGAAATGGGTTGACACAGATATCTTCTGCTGCTTTAGCAAATGGAGGTGACTTAAGTTTACTTCAGTTGAAGAGTGTAGGCTTTATCAAAACGCAAGCAGGGGATGATTTTACAACAGACTCTGCAGCAGCAGGAACTGCTTTAGCAACAGGTCAGAAAACCTATAATCGTTCTATTGGGATGGGTATGGACAGAATGCCTTTAAAGAATATGACGGAGTACTTAGCGCCGTTTAATTATAAAACGGGAGTAATTACCACGGATGAATTAACAGGAGCTACGCCTTCTGCTTTTTACGCACATCAAAAAGATAGAGATGATAGTTCATTAATAGCTCAAGATTTATTAAAAAGCCAACTTTCTCTCTTTGTAGGTGGAGGAAGGAAGTCCTTTAAGAATGTGAATTTAAAGCAAGAGTTTACTTTACTAGAGCAAGTAGAACAGCTTAGTACTAGTAAGGATGCTCGTGTTGGTTATTTCTTAGGAGAAGGAGGATTAAAAGGTGTAATAGAAGGAAGAATAGACGTTTTAGCACAGTCTACTAAACACAGTTTAGACTTTTTGTCAAAAGGAGATCAACCTTTCTTTTTAATGGTAGAAGGAGCTAAAATAGATTCTTATGGTCATTTTAATAATACAGGAGGCATTGTAACAGAGGGAATTGACTTCGATAAAGCGATAACAGAAGCTTTAAAGTTTGCAGATAAAGACGGGCAAACCTTAGTTATTATAACAGCAGATCACGAGACAGGCGGTTTTGCAATTCCACAAGGAGATGTAAAACAAGGCATTATTGAAGGGGATTTCATCTCTCATGATCATACAGGAACTATGGTGCCTATTTTTGCTTATGGACCTAAATCGGGTGAGTTTAGAGGAGCTTATGAGAATAATGAAGTATACCATAAGATTATAAAACTCTTAAATCTTGATAACTAA
- a CDS encoding S41 family peptidase — protein sequence MIKKGLLLIALLLSSSFVLGQKKYSELTKEDYLNDFDILINIIKKQHPNPFRTISEKDLDAKVAEIRKKLEENPSYANFLLSNPIPLIHDAHSSLSTDSTVFEDFTKETSFFPINTIVYDGKVFVNQHNPTIPVGSIITKVNDVKSGDYLKRINVTTDGSIEADDAKDFSFYVSLMSPEQEYKITYLDSLNAVESKEATLKAVNYARNYYNVQKAILPVDIISYSYGIYGQKVNDDTYCLTIKTFAFSEEFAYQKLSSFFEKINEEGVKNLIIDIRGNGGGYLSNIPLFYSFISQEKVFKNNYRYATKVIDINVRENLIDASGRQYSDMDIKNMNNFMFQRYDKSEVEGDEYYYGNNRLDESYVENYPRDRYFFEGNTMLLIDNNTVSAAAYFASLFKENKRGIIIGQETRTCSNFTTASWFINYKLPNTQTVVDLPRSEVFFNNSISTEKGCRGVLPDYTVDEKGFYRSILNEEDPELTFALDLLKRQAQNEEQ from the coding sequence ATGATAAAAAAAGGTTTATTATTAATTGCCTTATTATTGAGTAGTTCTTTTGTATTAGGACAGAAGAAATATTCGGAGTTGACGAAAGAAGATTATTTAAATGATTTTGATATACTTATTAATATTATAAAAAAGCAACACCCTAATCCATTTCGAACTATTAGTGAAAAGGACTTGGATGCAAAAGTTGCTGAAATAAGAAAAAAACTAGAAGAGAATCCTTCTTATGCTAATTTCTTATTATCTAATCCGATTCCTTTAATTCATGATGCTCACTCTTCATTGAGTACAGATAGTACCGTTTTTGAGGATTTTACAAAGGAAACTTCTTTTTTTCCAATTAATACAATTGTCTATGATGGAAAGGTGTTTGTGAATCAACACAACCCTACTATACCTGTAGGAAGTATTATTACCAAAGTAAATGATGTAAAATCAGGAGATTACTTAAAGCGTATTAATGTAACCACGGATGGAAGTATAGAAGCTGATGATGCAAAGGACTTTTCGTTCTATGTGTCTTTAATGAGTCCTGAGCAAGAGTATAAAATCACTTATCTTGATAGTCTAAATGCTGTAGAGAGTAAAGAAGCTACACTGAAGGCAGTTAACTATGCACGAAATTATTACAATGTACAGAAAGCTATATTGCCAGTAGACATCATTAGTTATTCTTATGGAATCTATGGGCAGAAGGTCAATGACGATACATACTGCTTAACAATTAAGACTTTTGCTTTTTCAGAAGAGTTCGCTTACCAGAAGTTAAGTTCTTTCTTTGAGAAGATTAATGAAGAAGGAGTGAAGAATTTAATTATTGATATCAGAGGTAATGGAGGAGGATATCTTAGTAATATTCCTTTGTTTTACTCTTTTATATCACAAGAAAAAGTGTTTAAGAACAATTACAGATATGCAACTAAGGTAATAGATATCAATGTACGTGAGAATCTTATAGATGCTAGTGGTAGACAGTATTCTGATATGGATATTAAGAATATGAATAACTTTATGTTCCAGCGATATGACAAGAGCGAGGTAGAAGGAGATGAGTACTACTATGGTAATAATCGATTAGATGAGTCTTATGTAGAGAACTATCCTCGTGATCGTTATTTCTTTGAAGGGAATACGATGTTATTAATAGATAATAACACAGTGTCTGCAGCAGCGTATTTTGCTTCTTTGTTTAAAGAGAATAAAAGAGGAATTATCATAGGACAAGAGACACGTACATGTAGTAACTTCACTACTGCATCTTGGTTTATTAATTATAAACTGCCTAATACGCAGACGGTGGTAGATTTGCCTCGATCAGAAGTGTTCTTTAATAATTCTATCAGTACAGAGAAGGGGTGTAGAGGAGTACTACCAGACTATACTGTAGATGAAAAAGGTTTTTATAGAAGTATCTTAAACGAAGAAGACCCTGAACTTACATTTGCTTTAGATTTACTAAAGAGACAAGCTCAGAATGAAGAACAGTAA
- a CDS encoding aminopeptidase P family protein yields the protein MTYLEKLSKIRSLMKERGIDGYIIPSSDPHISEYLPDYYKCIVWTSGFSGSAGTLVITQDFAGLWTDSRYFVQGPAQLKGSGFELVKLKVQHAPEYVSWLGDKLQAGNTVAFDGNLASLAVANAVNTILGPLNIKVDGHVDLLDVIWNDRPALPTEPAYTLPISITGQSTPDKIAAVRKVLKQKRATCHLISSLDDLAWVLNIRGTDVKCNPVTLGFVFISQDKSILFIDSKKLDKGTAEELQGYGILIKPYEEVRNYLKSLGTSETILLDPKRTCFATYDSVPEGVTILEDMNPSTMLKAVKNEVELNHERHAMINDGVALTKFFKWIEENVASGELSEMSIADHLRGLRAEQPGFKDISFDTIAGYKDHGALPHYKAELDSNYKLEAKGLLLVDSGGQYETGTTDITRVVSLGQLTQEEKEDYTIVLKGTIEGSMAIFTKGTRGYQIDAITRRPIWATMRNYGHGTGHGVGFFLNVHEGPHTFNGAAVDIAIEPGMISSIEPGLYREGKHGIRIENLVVSKDLASNQFGDFMDFETITICYIATDLVEKSLLDQVHIDWLNNYNQWVYESLESKLSAEEAAWLKEKTKAI from the coding sequence ATGACATATTTAGAAAAATTATCGAAGATACGTTCACTGATGAAGGAGAGAGGAATTGATGGATACATTATCCCTTCTTCAGATCCACATATCAGTGAATATTTACCAGATTATTATAAGTGTATAGTTTGGACATCTGGTTTTAGTGGTTCAGCAGGAACATTAGTGATTACACAAGATTTTGCTGGATTATGGACTGACTCTCGTTATTTTGTACAAGGACCAGCACAGTTAAAAGGTTCTGGTTTTGAGTTAGTAAAATTAAAAGTTCAACATGCACCAGAGTATGTGTCATGGTTAGGAGATAAATTACAAGCAGGAAATACAGTTGCCTTTGATGGTAACTTAGCTTCATTAGCAGTAGCGAATGCTGTAAATACTATATTAGGTCCTTTAAACATTAAGGTAGATGGTCATGTAGACTTATTAGATGTAATATGGAATGATAGACCAGCTTTACCTACAGAGCCAGCTTATACATTACCTATTTCTATTACAGGGCAATCTACTCCAGATAAGATAGCAGCTGTACGCAAAGTTTTAAAACAAAAAAGAGCGACATGTCACCTAATTTCATCTTTAGATGATTTAGCTTGGGTATTGAATATTAGAGGTACAGATGTAAAATGTAATCCTGTTACACTAGGGTTTGTATTTATTAGTCAAGATAAATCAATCTTATTCATTGATTCTAAGAAATTAGATAAAGGTACAGCTGAGGAATTACAAGGGTATGGTATCTTAATCAAACCTTATGAGGAAGTAAGAAATTACCTAAAATCACTAGGAACAAGCGAAACTATCTTGTTAGATCCTAAGCGTACTTGTTTTGCTACTTATGATTCTGTTCCTGAGGGAGTAACTATCTTAGAGGATATGAACCCGTCTACTATGCTAAAAGCAGTGAAGAATGAAGTGGAGTTAAACCATGAGAGACATGCCATGATTAATGATGGTGTAGCACTGACGAAGTTCTTTAAATGGATAGAAGAAAATGTAGCTTCAGGCGAATTATCTGAGATGAGTATTGCAGATCATTTAAGAGGATTACGTGCAGAACAGCCAGGTTTTAAAGATATTAGTTTTGATACTATTGCTGGATATAAAGATCACGGAGCTTTACCACACTATAAGGCAGAACTGGATAGCAACTATAAATTAGAGGCTAAAGGATTGCTTTTAGTAGATTCTGGTGGACAATACGAGACAGGAACTACAGATATTACACGTGTAGTATCTTTAGGACAGTTGACTCAAGAAGAAAAAGAAGATTACACTATTGTTTTAAAAGGAACGATAGAAGGATCTATGGCTATCTTCACTAAAGGTACTAGAGGATATCAAATCGATGCTATAACACGTCGTCCTATCTGGGCTACTATGCGTAACTATGGACATGGTACAGGTCATGGAGTAGGATTCTTCTTGAACGTACACGAGGGGCCTCATACTTTTAATGGTGCTGCAGTAGATATTGCGATAGAGCCAGGAATGATCAGTTCTATAGAACCAGGATTATACAGAGAAGGTAAGCACGGTATTCGTATCGAAAACTTAGTAGTATCTAAGGATTTAGCTTCTAATCAATTCGGTGATTTTATGGATTTCGAAACAATCACCATCTGTTATATCGCAACAGATTTAGTAGAGAAGTCACTATTAGATCAAGTACATATTGATTGGTTAAATAACTATAATCAATGGGTGTATGAATCTTTAGAATCAAAATTATCAGCTGAAGAAGCTGCTTGGTTAAAAGAAAAGACAAAAGCAATTTAA
- a CDS encoding calcineurin-like phosphoesterase C-terminal domain-containing protein, with product MKRLLVGISLIITSGAWAQQTQVKGRVFEDTNQNKQYDKGEPLLKDVLISNGKDLVVTNAKGEYKINSLGQGQIFLIKPSGYQSPLSKSNKVEFYIPFGEEHKSYDFPVYKQEEGKPLKAVLLGDLQSDVMDDIHHVEKLVVSELATTPPDLIFPLGDLAFDRLEVFEPLSQALGVIGSPIYYVVGNHDLNFGSGLTLNDRDSSYKKAFGPSYYALEYGEELILVLNNILPVNDKEYIGTIDEVQKTFIQNVLARYTLKYDKVKVMMHIPIEFMEDKQEFLDLFKDYKEVFVAVGHTHTQYHQYFERENKKPVHQLVAGAVCGAWWQGPHDIEGIPFAMMYDGTWKGYWTLETKKGDYNLSYKVSGRAEDKQIQIWTPEVQEWDKSLEHLNDGYVYANVFAADLNTNVEISFDGVSWQKMEYYEGVDPHYTRLIELQNQGRYKNMKSSPLVDAKRKSKHLWRMPIPKGLKEGPQLIKVKAIDPRYGLNHVENRVLWTPK from the coding sequence ATGAAGCGCTTATTAGTAGGTATAAGTCTTATTATAACGAGTGGAGCTTGGGCACAACAGACACAAGTAAAAGGTAGAGTATTTGAAGATACCAATCAAAATAAGCAATACGATAAAGGAGAACCTCTGTTAAAAGATGTTTTGATCAGTAATGGTAAGGATTTAGTTGTGACTAATGCTAAAGGTGAATATAAGATCAACAGTTTAGGGCAAGGTCAAATCTTTTTAATCAAGCCTTCAGGATATCAGTCTCCTTTGTCAAAGTCTAATAAAGTTGAGTTTTATATTCCTTTTGGAGAAGAACATAAGAGTTATGATTTTCCTGTGTATAAGCAAGAGGAAGGTAAACCTCTAAAAGCTGTTTTATTGGGAGATTTGCAGTCGGATGTAATGGATGATATTCATCACGTAGAAAAACTCGTGGTAAGCGAATTAGCTACCACACCTCCAGATTTAATCTTTCCTCTTGGAGATTTAGCTTTTGATCGATTAGAGGTGTTTGAACCTTTATCACAGGCATTAGGCGTAATCGGTAGCCCTATATATTATGTGGTTGGAAATCATGATTTAAACTTTGGGTCAGGTCTAACACTTAATGATAGAGATAGTAGTTATAAGAAAGCTTTTGGCCCTTCTTATTATGCATTAGAATATGGAGAGGAGCTTATTTTAGTACTTAATAATATACTCCCTGTAAATGACAAAGAATATATAGGAACAATAGATGAGGTACAAAAAACTTTTATACAAAATGTACTGGCGCGATATACTCTAAAGTATGATAAAGTAAAAGTGATGATGCATATTCCTATTGAGTTTATGGAAGATAAGCAGGAGTTTCTAGACTTGTTTAAGGACTATAAAGAAGTCTTTGTGGCTGTAGGACATACGCATACACAGTATCATCAGTACTTTGAAAGAGAGAATAAGAAACCTGTACATCAATTAGTAGCTGGAGCTGTTTGTGGTGCGTGGTGGCAAGGGCCTCATGATATAGAAGGTATTCCTTTTGCTATGATGTATGATGGTACTTGGAAGGGATACTGGACACTAGAAACAAAAAAAGGAGATTATAATTTATCCTATAAAGTATCTGGTAGAGCTGAGGATAAACAGATTCAGATTTGGACTCCAGAAGTACAAGAGTGGGATAAGAGTTTAGAACACTTAAACGATGGATATGTCTATGCGAATGTATTTGCGGCTGATCTAAATACAAATGTTGAAATAAGCTTCGATGGTGTAAGTTGGCAAAAGATGGAGTACTATGAAGGCGTAGACCCTCATTATACCCGTCTAATAGAACTACAGAATCAAGGGCGATATAAAAATATGAAAAGTTCTCCTTTAGTAGATGCTAAAAGGAAGAGTAAACATTTATGGCGTATGCCAATACCAAAGGGGTTAAAAGAAGGCCCTCAGTTAATTAAAGTAAAAGCTATTGATCCTAGATACGGTCTTAATCATGTGGAGAATCGTGTCTTGTGGACCCCAAAATAG
- a CDS encoding RagB/SusD family nutrient uptake outer membrane protein translates to MKKYSLSKYSLVLGLSAILSLGACSSDFTELDPKGNTSYENFWKTEQDATEAANSLYQMMMEDEMFGRGFFWYINASDDMVTGRLNATADNIKNFNLNGDEGYINGIYQNAYKVIRRANDIIVNVPGMKISESLKKRVLGEAYFMRGFFYFWLAHTYGDNGNNGGVPIITEANMSQPAGSYTRPKSVIENYDHIVQDLTKASELLPLFTSYSADNYGRAHKDAALAYIAKTYLYWAQYDSSKFNEVIKYADAVTNSGSGRALVNTGNPSKDYRELHSALNNWKSEYIWSVNSGIEGGSILPGCMLENKGWGAYNGWGYFTPTEGLYQEFEKGDARRAVTLMVFGDEFSYFGQTKRYSSENSMSGLQFNKYMYEYSTEDALGKFINMNGDKPTTNYNVPLMRYAEILLMKAEAQIMLGQNGDQALNQVRKRAGLAPKNGATMTDLKHERRVELAGEFANRHFDLVRWGDAKEAYGKPLYGRIHEDRSNPDSPYKVSEVWKARNFDASYMHVWPIPNRAVQSSGIQQNVGW, encoded by the coding sequence ATGAAAAAATATAGTTTATCTAAATATAGCTTAGTATTAGGTTTATCAGCAATCTTATCACTAGGAGCTTGTAGTTCTGATTTTACAGAGTTAGATCCAAAAGGAAATACATCTTATGAGAATTTCTGGAAAACAGAGCAGGATGCTACAGAGGCGGCTAATAGCTTGTATCAGATGATGATGGAAGATGAAATGTTTGGGAGAGGATTCTTTTGGTATATTAATGCTTCTGACGATATGGTAACAGGACGTCTTAATGCAACAGCAGACAATATTAAAAACTTTAACCTAAATGGGGATGAGGGTTATATCAATGGTATTTATCAAAATGCTTATAAAGTAATCCGAAGAGCTAATGATATCATTGTTAATGTTCCTGGAATGAAAATCAGTGAATCATTAAAAAAGAGAGTACTAGGTGAGGCTTATTTTATGCGTGGTTTCTTTTATTTCTGGCTAGCGCATACATATGGAGATAATGGAAATAACGGTGGTGTGCCTATTATTACAGAGGCTAATATGTCGCAGCCAGCAGGTAGCTATACAAGGCCAAAAAGCGTGATTGAGAACTATGACCATATCGTTCAGGATTTGACAAAAGCATCAGAGTTATTGCCTCTTTTTACTTCTTATTCAGCTGATAATTATGGTAGAGCACATAAAGATGCTGCTTTAGCCTATATCGCAAAGACTTATTTATATTGGGCACAATATGACTCTTCTAAGTTTAATGAAGTAATTAAGTATGCAGATGCAGTTACAAATTCTGGATCAGGAAGAGCACTTGTCAATACAGGTAATCCTTCTAAAGATTACAGAGAATTACACAGTGCTTTAAACAACTGGAAGAGTGAGTATATCTGGTCTGTAAACTCTGGAATAGAAGGAGGGAGTATTCTTCCGGGCTGTATGTTAGAGAACAAAGGATGGGGAGCTTATAACGGATGGGGGTATTTTACACCTACAGAAGGACTATATCAAGAGTTCGAAAAAGGGGATGCACGTAGAGCAGTAACGCTAATGGTCTTCGGAGATGAGTTTAGCTACTTTGGGCAAACCAAAAGATATTCTTCAGAGAACTCGATGTCTGGACTTCAGTTTAACAAATATATGTATGAGTATAGTACAGAAGATGCTTTAGGGAAGTTTATCAATATGAATGGAGATAAACCAACAACAAACTACAATGTTCCTCTAATGCGCTATGCTGAGATTTTATTAATGAAGGCTGAAGCTCAAATCATGTTAGGGCAGAATGGTGATCAGGCATTAAATCAGGTGCGTAAGCGCGCTGGATTAGCACCTAAGAATGGGGCGACGATGACAGACTTAAAACATGAGAGAAGAGTAGAGTTAGCTGGAGAATTTGCAAATAGACATTTTGACTTAGTAAGATGGGGAGATGCAAAAGAGGCTTATGGAAAACCTCTTTATGGAAGAATTCATGAAGATCGTTCTAACCCTGATTCTCCTTATAAGGTATCAGAGGTATGGAAAGCTAGAAACTTTGACGCAAGTTATATGCATGTATGGCCAATACCGAATAGGGCTGTACAATCATCAGGAATACAACAAAACGTAGGATGGTAA
- a CDS encoding sterol desaturase family protein, whose amino-acid sequence MLDLVIGMSITQLILFSIVLNILFYGVSIGLYLTLNRCKKGEYIQEIKQEITRRDLILSFVVLLCNAGVFVLGVGLYNYGYIHVLEGSSITVIALQTLGLVIGMDFLMYVFHRLAHIPIFYPLAHLRHHEHNSVNAISLFVLHPLEAIGFGLLFILLLCIYPFDTFSIGFYLLINLIWGTIGHIDKDVFKNTYFECWTRDILCLTLFHNIHHQDPNCNYGFYTLLWDKLFKTYRKV is encoded by the coding sequence ATGTTAGATCTAGTGATCGGAATGTCTATTACACAACTAATCCTTTTTAGTATAGTATTGAATATACTGTTCTATGGTGTATCTATTGGATTGTATTTGACTTTAAACAGATGTAAGAAGGGAGAGTATATCCAAGAAATAAAACAAGAGATTACTAGAAGGGATCTAATATTATCATTTGTTGTTTTACTGTGTAATGCAGGCGTTTTTGTATTAGGAGTAGGGTTGTATAATTATGGGTATATTCATGTTCTAGAAGGTAGCTCTATCACTGTTATAGCTCTACAAACATTAGGACTAGTGATCGGTATGGACTTTCTGATGTATGTATTTCACAGATTAGCTCATATCCCGATTTTTTATCCATTAGCGCATCTAAGACACCATGAGCACAACAGTGTTAATGCGATAAGTTTATTTGTATTACATCCACTAGAGGCTATTGGTTTTGGTCTATTGTTTATCTTGTTGTTGTGTATATATCCCTTTGACACTTTTTCGATAGGATTTTATTTACTTATTAATCTTATTTGGGGAACTATAGGTCATATAGATAAGGATGTGTTTAAGAATACTTACTTTGAATGTTGGACACGAGATATACTGTGCCTTACCTTGTTTCACAATATTCATCATCAAGATCCGAACTGTAATTATGGTTTTTACACATTATTATGGGATAAACTTTTTAAAACGTATCGAAAAGTATAG